A segment of the Eleutherodactylus coqui strain aEleCoq1 chromosome 6, aEleCoq1.hap1, whole genome shotgun sequence genome:
TAGAGTTTTCATTTTCCTCCTCCATTATGGAAACAGGAAATTGGAATCCTCTAGCCGAACGGAACTGACTTATAACAGAATCGAATGGTGGTTTCCATTAAGCTGCGCAACATTTTTCAGGACCAAATAGTGCTTCTTCGTCTTGGATTTTAACGGAAATCTGCAACCAAGGGCCTGAATGGAACCTCCttcacagatgtgaacaaagcagTAGGCTGCAGGAGATATTAATGAGCCAATCTGATCTGCAGTCCGGGAACAGCAAGAGATGTGATATGTGTGATAGGATTTGTTAAAAGTGTCTTacctgcttgttgatggtttccacacAACTATAGATACATTTTCTTCTATACAGCACAGAGTAAAGATAAACTAATACTATAAGAGAATTGAGATCTAACTAATTTCAGTAATTTTGTAGGATCTGACAACAGAAATTCTTTATTTCAGAGCACAAATGCATGGATAACCAATACTGGACTGACCGTGGGCCCGTGTGCCCGCCCAGGTGTAATGGTATAGGATTTATGCTCTTTGTGTGCCCAAAAGGGTATGTAAAGGGATGTTTCTGCAGACCACCACACATATTCCTGTCCGGAACATCCGGTACTTGTGTGCTCCCTAAGGATTGCCCAAAGATTTTCCCTGAACACAACAGCTAAGAAGCAGTGAAGAACGATCCTCCACATAATGCATGAAAGTTTTCGGAACAATGTGATTCTAATAAATACAATTCATCCCAAATGTGTTCTAAGCTTACTGTGTTATGAGtctgacttgggattagtgactttggagtcAGGGACTTTGGGAGAGTCATTTTATTACAGTATTTTATTACTGTTTATCCATCtgaatttttgcatattttacttttatctaatctatccgTACGGCCCCCATTTAGAGTGTTCTTAGTTATTTACGATGCCGTCCAGTATACCTTTTGTGCCATGTATGTGGTCCTTGAACAGCTGTGTGAGGGTGCATACTACTGTACAAGATGTGAGCATGATGCACATtcggaagcccagatcctggatctaaatgagccacttgcaccatggaaaggagtttgctgggGTAGTTGTGgaggtggatggtagtttggcaGAGCAGAATGagtaggcagctagctgggtgactttgctgttggctattgGTTCTACCAGAAAAATTGGCTACACCTCAGTGGGGATAAGGCAGATGTGCTAGGGGGGAAGATGGCTAGAAGATTGGAAGAGTGTTTAAACCAGGGACTaaggagggcaaccagagagatatgggggaagagagtgacctgggactaagtaatggaaatgggggtggagcggt
Coding sequences within it:
- the LOC136631959 gene encoding uncharacterized protein isoform X1, coding for MLSIKLGLTHQWEQYTVERRDEDRSIQTSQKSNIQMWKLTVILLISASVLQMIDAYVLKPEHKCMDNQYWTDRGPVCPPRCNGIGFMLFVCPKGYVKGCFCRPPHIFLSGTSGTCVLPKDCPKIFPEHNS